One Kitasatospora sp. NBC_01287 DNA window includes the following coding sequences:
- a CDS encoding VWA domain-containing protein, with amino-acid sequence MASLAKSNLPRFTTDIFQNEYLAEGAREVNAIVTVTATGGGTTGGRPLGATDHAEGGGQSAAVVLMVDCSGSMDYPPTKMRNARDATAVAIDTIRDGVAFAVVAGTHEAKEVYPGNGTLAIASAATREAAKQSLRKLSAGGGTAIGTWLSLADQLFLTRRDFAIRHGILLTDGRNEHEKPEDLQRVLDRVGGHFTADCRGVGTDWEIPELRRISSALLGTVDIVAEPSGLADDFRSMMEAAMGKQVADVALRVWTPANATVKFVKQVAPNLEDLTERRAEAGPRAGDYPTGSWGDESRDYHVCVEVPTAAVGNEMLAARISLVLPQPGGTSEVLSQGLVKALWTDDLASSTRISPQVAHYTGQAELADAIQEGLEAHRAGDVDRATSKLGAAVRLAHQTGNDGTFKLLQKVVDVVDAKEGTVRFRKDVSEADSMTLETRSTKTVRVAGKKRSE; translated from the coding sequence ATGGCCAGTCTCGCCAAGTCGAACCTGCCCCGCTTCACCACCGACATCTTCCAGAACGAGTACCTCGCCGAAGGCGCCCGCGAGGTCAACGCGATCGTCACCGTCACCGCCACCGGTGGCGGCACCACCGGCGGCCGCCCGCTCGGCGCCACCGACCACGCCGAGGGCGGCGGGCAGAGCGCCGCCGTGGTGCTGATGGTGGACTGCTCCGGTTCGATGGACTACCCGCCGACCAAGATGCGCAACGCCCGCGACGCCACGGCGGTGGCCATCGACACCATCCGCGACGGAGTGGCCTTCGCGGTGGTGGCCGGCACCCACGAGGCCAAGGAGGTCTACCCGGGCAACGGCACCCTGGCGATAGCCTCCGCGGCCACCCGGGAGGCCGCCAAGCAGTCGCTGCGCAAGCTCAGCGCGGGCGGCGGCACCGCGATCGGCACCTGGCTGAGCCTGGCCGACCAGCTCTTCCTGACCCGCCGCGACTTCGCGATCCGGCACGGCATCCTGCTCACCGACGGCCGCAACGAGCACGAGAAGCCGGAGGACCTGCAGCGCGTCCTGGACCGGGTCGGAGGCCACTTCACCGCGGACTGCCGCGGCGTGGGGACCGACTGGGAGATCCCCGAGCTGCGCCGGATCTCCTCCGCGCTGCTCGGCACGGTGGACATCGTGGCCGAACCCTCGGGCCTGGCCGACGACTTCCGCTCGATGATGGAGGCCGCGATGGGCAAGCAGGTCGCGGACGTGGCGCTGCGGGTCTGGACCCCGGCCAACGCGACCGTCAAGTTCGTCAAGCAGGTCGCGCCGAACCTGGAGGACCTGACCGAGCGCCGCGCCGAGGCCGGCCCGCGGGCCGGCGACTACCCCACCGGCTCCTGGGGCGACGAGAGCCGCGACTACCACGTCTGCGTGGAGGTGCCGACCGCCGCGGTCGGCAACGAGATGCTGGCCGCACGGATCTCGCTGGTGCTGCCGCAGCCCGGCGGCACCAGCGAGGTGCTCTCCCAGGGCCTGGTCAAGGCGCTCTGGACCGACGACCTGGCCTCCTCCACCAGGATCAGCCCGCAGGTGGCCCACTACACCGGCCAGGCCGAGCTGGCCGACGCGATCCAGGAGGGCCTGGAGGCGCACCGGGCCGGCGACGTCGACCGGGCCACCTCCAAGCTCGGCGCCGCGGTCCGCCTGGCGCACCAGACCGGCAACGACGGCACCTTCAAGCTGCTGCAGAAGGTGGTCGACGTGGTGGACGCCAAGGAGGGCACGGTCAGGTTCCGCAAGGACGTCAGCGAGGCCGACTCGATGACCCTGGAGACCCGCTCGACGAAGACGGTGCGGGTGGCGGGCAAGAAGCGCTCCGAGTGA
- a CDS encoding FHA domain-containing protein, producing MNPASGSAPVGAAGGAPFSAAPPMPPMPPGPPMGHPGGFPGATEALVTCPICQTPQTGRYCEECGYDYELAAAPQAQHQQHQQPGYGYPQAPGPLPTGPAPGNYGYPPVGAGGPVYQQPQSEPQYQQHQQPAEQQYQQHQYQPQAEHGYPPVAEQQAPPAPMEYPTSFALTPPAAPAYHEPVRSTWMAVVAADREYFTDMMARSGPEASGLFFPPYCPERRIPITGRGQLRIGRRSQHKGTVPEIDLSVPPEDPGASHQHALLAEQPDGSWVLVDQDSTNGTTINGGADPITPHTAIPLGEGDRIHIGAWTTITLIRG from the coding sequence ATGAACCCGGCCTCCGGCTCGGCGCCGGTGGGGGCGGCGGGTGGGGCACCGTTCTCGGCCGCGCCGCCGATGCCGCCGATGCCGCCCGGCCCGCCGATGGGGCACCCCGGGGGCTTCCCCGGTGCCACCGAGGCCCTGGTCACCTGCCCGATCTGCCAGACCCCGCAGACCGGCCGGTACTGCGAGGAGTGCGGCTACGACTACGAGCTGGCCGCCGCTCCCCAGGCGCAGCACCAGCAGCATCAGCAGCCCGGCTACGGGTACCCGCAGGCCCCCGGACCGCTGCCGACCGGCCCGGCGCCGGGCAACTACGGCTACCCGCCGGTGGGCGCCGGCGGGCCGGTCTACCAGCAGCCGCAGTCCGAACCGCAGTACCAGCAGCACCAGCAGCCGGCCGAGCAGCAGTACCAGCAGCACCAGTACCAGCCGCAGGCCGAGCACGGCTACCCGCCGGTCGCCGAGCAGCAGGCGCCCCCGGCGCCGATGGAGTACCCGACCTCGTTCGCGCTGACCCCACCGGCCGCCCCCGCCTACCACGAGCCGGTCCGCTCCACCTGGATGGCCGTGGTCGCCGCCGACCGCGAGTACTTCACCGACATGATGGCCCGCAGCGGTCCGGAGGCCTCCGGGCTCTTCTTCCCGCCCTACTGCCCCGAGCGCCGGATCCCGATCACCGGCCGCGGCCAGCTGCGGATCGGCCGGCGCAGCCAGCACAAGGGCACCGTCCCGGAGATCGACCTGTCGGTGCCCCCGGAGGACCCGGGCGCCTCGCACCAGCACGCCCTGCTCGCCGAGCAGCCGGACGGCAGCTGGGTGCTGGTCGACCAGGACTCCACCAACGGCACCACCATCAACGGCGGCGCCGACCCGATCACCCCGCACACCGCGATCCCGCTGGGCGAGGGCGACCGGATCCACATCGGCGCCTGGACCACGATCACGCTGATCAGGGGCTAG
- a CDS encoding ABC transporter ATP-binding protein, with translation MTTAITADGIRKRYGDVQAVDGVSLTVGTGEFFGLLGPNGAGKTTTLEILEGIREADEGRVELLGLAPWPRNPQLLPRIGVQFQATAFFDKLTARETIRTFASFYGIGAKRADVWLERVGLTDSAAVRTDKMSGGQAQRLSIACALVHDPELVFLDEPTTGLDPQARRNLWDLLRDINAEGRTVVLTTHYLDEAEVLCDRVAVMDHGKVLRTGAPAALVRELDDTVRVSVESGLLDVERARELLLAAGAEIAALEDNGVLLSVSTRLPAPVLSVLAEQNALRGLEVRGATLEDVFLHLTGREYRA, from the coding sequence ATGACAACTGCAATAACCGCCGACGGGATCCGGAAGCGGTACGGGGATGTCCAGGCGGTCGACGGGGTCTCACTCACCGTCGGCACTGGCGAGTTCTTCGGTCTGCTCGGGCCCAACGGCGCCGGCAAGACCACCACCTTGGAGATCCTGGAAGGGATCCGCGAGGCCGACGAGGGCCGCGTCGAGCTGCTGGGGCTGGCGCCGTGGCCGCGCAATCCGCAGCTGCTGCCGCGGATCGGGGTGCAGTTCCAGGCGACGGCGTTCTTCGACAAGCTCACGGCGCGGGAGACCATCCGCACCTTCGCCTCCTTCTACGGCATCGGGGCCAAGCGGGCGGACGTCTGGCTGGAGCGGGTCGGGCTGACCGACTCCGCCGCGGTGCGCACCGACAAGATGTCCGGCGGGCAGGCCCAGCGGCTCTCGATCGCCTGCGCCCTGGTGCACGACCCGGAGCTGGTCTTCCTGGACGAGCCGACCACGGGTCTCGACCCGCAGGCCCGGCGCAACCTCTGGGACCTGCTGCGGGACATCAACGCCGAAGGCCGAACGGTCGTGCTGACAACGCACTACCTGGACGAGGCGGAGGTGCTCTGCGACCGGGTCGCGGTGATGGACCACGGCAAGGTCCTGCGCACCGGCGCGCCCGCCGCGCTGGTCCGCGAGCTGGACGACACGGTCCGGGTCAGCGTGGAGTCCGGGCTGCTCGACGTGGAGCGGGCGCGCGAACTGCTGCTGGCCGCCGGGGCGGAGATCGCCGCGCTGGAGGACAACGGGGTGCTGCTCTCGGTCTCCACCCGGCTGCCCGCGCCGGTGCTCTCCGTGCTGGCCGAGCAGAACGCGCTGCGCGGCCTGGAGGTCCGCGGCGCCACCCTGGAGGACGTCTTCCTGCACCTGACCGGACGGGAGTACCGCGCATGA
- a CDS encoding ABC transporter permease, which yields MSAPTNERASAFAGLSRVMLLTFLRDRTALFFTLAMPLMFLVLFGFLFKGATSPHLKIAQVGPVAVLDSAQGADRAAIDQVLTITQVPDERTALSKVKKGDYDGLIEQGPGGQVVVRYSASDTVKAGGVQAVVNSLVQQADQAATQQAPAYTMVASQVEDQSLKPIQYLTPGLLGWAIATGAIFGASLSLVNWRKKRILRRLRLAPISVGAIVGSRLLVTCVVALAQTAIFLAVATTPAFGLKLTGDWPLVIPLVLCATLAFMSIGLVTGAIAKTEEAANGINQVIILPMSFLSGAFFPLDNSPHWLQQFSKVFPLHYLVTSAQSVLSRGGGLMDVLPQMGGLLAFAAVLSLIAWRIFDWEEA from the coding sequence ATGAGCGCTCCGACGAACGAGCGGGCCAGTGCCTTCGCGGGCCTCTCCCGGGTGATGCTGCTGACCTTCCTGCGGGACCGCACCGCGCTCTTCTTCACGCTGGCGATGCCGCTGATGTTCCTGGTGCTCTTCGGCTTCCTCTTCAAGGGCGCGACCTCCCCGCACCTGAAGATCGCCCAGGTCGGGCCGGTCGCGGTGCTGGACTCGGCCCAGGGGGCCGACCGGGCGGCGATCGACCAGGTGCTGACGATCACTCAGGTCCCGGACGAGCGGACCGCGTTGAGCAAGGTCAAGAAGGGCGACTACGACGGGCTGATCGAGCAGGGGCCCGGCGGCCAGGTGGTGGTGCGCTACAGCGCCTCGGACACCGTCAAGGCGGGCGGCGTGCAGGCCGTGGTCAACTCCCTGGTGCAGCAGGCCGACCAGGCCGCCACCCAGCAGGCTCCCGCCTACACCATGGTGGCGAGCCAGGTGGAGGACCAGAGCCTCAAGCCGATCCAGTACCTCACCCCCGGCCTGCTCGGCTGGGCGATCGCCACCGGGGCGATCTTCGGGGCCTCGCTCAGCCTGGTCAACTGGCGCAAGAAGCGGATCCTGCGGCGGCTGCGGCTGGCGCCGATCAGCGTGGGCGCGATCGTGGGTTCGCGGCTGCTGGTCACCTGCGTGGTGGCGCTGGCGCAGACCGCGATCTTCCTGGCGGTGGCGACCACCCCCGCCTTCGGCCTCAAACTGACCGGTGACTGGCCGCTGGTGATCCCGCTGGTGCTCTGCGCCACCCTGGCCTTCATGTCGATCGGCCTGGTCACCGGCGCGATCGCGAAGACCGAGGAGGCGGCCAACGGCATCAACCAGGTCATCATCCTGCCGATGTCCTTCCTCTCCGGCGCCTTCTTCCCGCTGGACAACTCCCCGCACTGGCTGCAGCAGTTCTCCAAGGTCTTCCCGCTGCACTACCTGGTCACCTCGGCGCAGAGTGTGCTCAGCCGCGGCGGCGGCCTGATGGACGTGCTGCCGCAGATGGGCGGCCTGCTGGCGTTCGCCGCGGTGCTCAGCCTGATCGCCTGGCGGATCTTCGACTGGGAAGAGGCCTGA
- a CDS encoding globin: protein MTEIGQDETREETFFEAVGGEAAFRRLVHRFYQGVAEDELLRPMYPEEDLAGAEERLALFLMQYWGGPRTYSEQRGHPRLRMRHVPFKVDRAAHDAWLRHMRVAVDELELAPAAERQLWDYLTYAAASMVNSH, encoded by the coding sequence GTGACTGAGATCGGGCAGGACGAGACGCGCGAGGAGACCTTCTTCGAGGCGGTCGGCGGCGAGGCCGCCTTCCGGCGACTGGTGCACCGCTTCTACCAGGGGGTGGCCGAGGACGAGCTGCTGCGCCCGATGTACCCCGAGGAGGACCTCGCCGGGGCCGAGGAGCGGCTGGCCCTCTTCCTGATGCAGTACTGGGGCGGCCCGCGCACCTACAGCGAGCAGCGCGGCCACCCGCGGCTGCGGATGCGGCACGTCCCGTTCAAGGTCGACCGGGCCGCGCACGACGCCTGGCTGCGGCACATGCGGGTCGCCGTGGACGAGTTGGAGCTCGCGCCGGCCGCCGAGCGGCAGCTGTGGGACTACCTGACCTACGCGGCCGCCTCGATGGTGAACTCGCACTGA
- a CDS encoding FtsX-like permease family protein yields the protein MGFVLRRLRGRWPLAAAASLTVLLTAAVLCALSAFNSGLGDAGVRRALSVQDHSSTTLRITAASTDVSGRAAAEQQVQGLAARIFGPRLPSTVHELATSHAYALPASASATPAAPSTTPANTTSASTTPANTGSKPADPDLTLLAALDPAQVTVTAGRLPQPAAAAGEPLQVAVPDIALSRLGLRTAALPATLHLVDRYDGSALDVQVTGSYRATDPTAPYWQIDPVGGRGLQVSGFTTYGPLLAPDSVFTGGRIAQQGLSWVVTTDFTRARADDLDALRDRTSGQLTDFQQQTGFTATSLLPDVLDELHNDLLVATSTLVIGSLQLAVLAIAALILVTRLLTERQVAEDALLTARGAAWYRIAGLTALEAGLLVLPAAGLAPLLTAPLLRLLDHFGPLAHSGARLDDGLSPGSWLVALVIAACAGLMMLVPSALRAGGSALRRRPGRRQALRSGLVRSGADLALLALAVLAYLQLAHYSSASGAGTTATAAGPAATGGGALSADATGRLGLDPVLVTAPTLALCAGTLLALRLLPLAAKLGERWAGRRTGLPAALAGWQFARRPRRNAGPVLLLVLAVSMGLLALGQGASLTASQRDQADFATVGGLRVSALGVPAVGQGGVLAALPGGSRFLPVSRQPLPLHGGVIGQLLAVDSKDAATSVRLRPDLTGGRGAAQVFAPLTAGAGPADGLALPGEPTALDLDISVRTAESPPPTDLPPDVVLPPASLNAPELSLELRDRFGVTFEGITDALPDNGDRTVRIDLGHLFADPVGRPAYPLTLTGFQLSNSGGFGSSENEKQQVVVHQIRTVGTGDGAGTAVATAAGLNWQARTADSTPGAPSRAPQLSPGQDLLDVSYLTDSRATQEVSAAGPGGAAPDTVDAVATEDFLAATGASVGRHIPLQLGTANLDITIVEALPALPTAGSDSGGPTAALMVDLATLDRALTDGGGAPLGPTEWWLPSTGPADQVPARAATALRAGTVPARVDLAGEQLAGMRDDPLGAGPQSALLALTVAAAVLAAIGFAAAAVGAAGERAAEFAVLRALGAPHRQLARTAAAEQGILIALGLGVGTLLGTVLVHLVVPHTVLTPAAHRPMPPVLVVLPPWQVLVLLGAVAAPPVLLTLRRVLRRPRAAETVARLRHSEEM from the coding sequence ATGGGCTTTGTCCTGCGCAGACTGCGCGGTCGCTGGCCGCTGGCCGCCGCCGCCTCGCTGACCGTGTTGCTGACCGCCGCCGTGCTCTGCGCGCTGAGCGCCTTCAACAGCGGGCTCGGGGACGCCGGAGTGCGCCGCGCACTCAGCGTCCAGGATCACAGCAGCACCACCCTGCGGATCACCGCCGCCAGCACTGACGTGAGCGGCCGGGCCGCCGCCGAGCAGCAGGTCCAGGGGCTGGCCGCGAGGATCTTCGGCCCGCGGCTGCCCAGCACCGTGCACGAGCTGGCCACCAGCCACGCGTACGCGCTGCCCGCGTCGGCGAGCGCCACCCCCGCGGCCCCGAGCACCACCCCCGCGAACACCACCTCCGCGAGCACCACCCCCGCGAACACCGGCAGCAAGCCGGCCGACCCCGACCTGACCCTGCTCGCCGCGCTCGACCCGGCCCAGGTCACCGTCACCGCCGGCCGCCTGCCGCAGCCCGCCGCCGCCGCCGGCGAGCCCCTGCAGGTGGCCGTCCCCGACATCGCGCTCAGCCGGCTCGGCCTGCGCACCGCCGCGCTGCCCGCCACCCTGCACCTGGTCGACCGCTACGACGGCTCCGCGCTGGACGTCCAGGTCACCGGCAGCTACCGCGCCACCGACCCGACCGCCCCCTACTGGCAGATCGACCCGGTCGGCGGACGCGGCCTGCAGGTCAGCGGCTTCACCACCTACGGCCCGCTGCTGGCGCCCGACAGCGTCTTCACCGGCGGCCGGATCGCCCAGCAGGGCCTGAGCTGGGTGGTCACCACCGACTTCACCCGGGCTCGGGCGGACGACCTGGACGCCTTGCGGGACCGGACGAGCGGTCAGCTGACGGACTTCCAGCAGCAGACCGGTTTCACCGCGACCAGCCTGCTGCCGGACGTCCTCGACGAACTGCACAACGACCTGCTGGTGGCCACCTCCACCCTGGTGATCGGCAGCCTCCAACTGGCCGTGCTGGCGATCGCCGCGCTGATCCTGGTGACCCGGCTGCTGACCGAACGGCAGGTCGCCGAGGACGCGCTGCTCACCGCGCGCGGCGCCGCCTGGTACCGGATCGCCGGGCTGACCGCGCTGGAGGCCGGCCTGCTCGTGCTGCCCGCCGCCGGGCTCGCCCCGCTGCTCACCGCCCCGCTGCTGCGCCTGCTCGACCACTTCGGTCCACTGGCCCACAGTGGGGCGCGGCTGGACGACGGGCTCTCGCCCGGCTCCTGGCTGGTCGCACTCGTGATCGCCGCCTGCGCGGGGCTGATGATGCTGGTGCCCAGCGCCCTGCGGGCGGGCGGCTCGGCGCTGCGCCGCCGGCCCGGCCGGCGCCAGGCGCTGCGTTCCGGGCTGGTCAGGTCCGGCGCCGACCTGGCCCTGCTGGCGCTCGCCGTCCTCGCCTACCTCCAGCTCGCGCACTACAGCTCGGCGTCCGGTGCCGGCACCACCGCCACCGCCGCGGGCCCCGCCGCCACCGGTGGCGGGGCGCTGTCCGCGGACGCGACCGGCCGGCTCGGACTGGATCCGGTCCTGGTCACCGCGCCCACCCTGGCACTCTGCGCCGGCACCCTGCTGGCGCTGCGGCTGCTGCCGCTGGCCGCCAAGCTCGGCGAGCGCTGGGCGGGCCGCCGCACCGGGCTGCCGGCCGCGCTGGCCGGCTGGCAGTTCGCCCGGCGCCCGCGGCGCAACGCCGGACCGGTGCTGCTGCTGGTCCTCGCGGTCTCGATGGGCCTGCTCGCGCTCGGCCAGGGCGCCTCCCTCACCGCCTCGCAGCGCGACCAGGCCGACTTCGCCACCGTGGGCGGCCTGCGGGTGAGCGCCCTGGGCGTCCCGGCGGTCGGCCAGGGCGGGGTGCTCGCGGCGCTGCCCGGCGGCAGCCGGTTCCTGCCGGTCTCCCGCCAGCCGCTGCCGCTGCACGGCGGGGTGATCGGCCAGCTGCTGGCCGTGGACAGCAAGGACGCGGCGACCTCGGTGCGGCTGCGCCCCGACCTGACCGGCGGACGCGGCGCGGCCCAGGTCTTCGCCCCACTGACCGCGGGCGCCGGGCCGGCCGACGGCCTCGCGCTGCCCGGCGAGCCGACCGCCCTGGACCTCGACATCTCGGTGCGGACCGCCGAGAGCCCGCCCCCGACCGACCTGCCACCGGACGTCGTCCTGCCGCCGGCCAGTTTGAACGCGCCCGAACTCAGCCTGGAGCTGCGCGACCGCTTCGGGGTGACCTTCGAGGGAATCACCGACGCCCTGCCGGACAACGGTGACCGCACCGTCCGGATCGACCTGGGTCATCTCTTCGCCGACCCGGTCGGCCGCCCCGCCTACCCGCTCACCCTGACCGGCTTCCAGCTGAGCAACAGCGGCGGCTTCGGCAGCAGCGAGAACGAGAAGCAGCAGGTGGTGGTCCACCAGATCCGCACGGTGGGCACGGGCGACGGGGCGGGCACCGCGGTGGCGACGGCTGCCGGGCTGAACTGGCAGGCCCGGACCGCCGACTCCACGCCCGGTGCGCCCTCCAGGGCTCCCCAGCTGAGCCCGGGGCAGGACCTGCTCGACGTGAGTTACCTGACGGACAGCCGTGCCACCCAGGAGGTGAGCGCGGCCGGACCCGGCGGCGCCGCCCCCGACACCGTCGACGCCGTGGCGACCGAGGACTTCCTCGCCGCCACCGGCGCCTCGGTCGGCCGGCACATCCCGCTGCAGCTCGGCACCGCGAACCTGGACATCACGATCGTCGAGGCACTCCCCGCGCTGCCCACCGCCGGCAGCGACAGCGGCGGTCCGACCGCCGCGCTGATGGTCGACCTGGCCACCCTGGACCGGGCGTTGACCGACGGCGGCGGCGCGCCGCTCGGGCCCACCGAGTGGTGGCTGCCCAGCACCGGCCCGGCCGACCAGGTGCCCGCCCGGGCCGCCACCGCGCTGCGGGCCGGCACCGTGCCGGCCCGGGTGGACCTGGCCGGCGAGCAACTGGCGGGGATGCGCGACGACCCGCTGGGGGCCGGCCCGCAGAGCGCGCTGCTGGCGCTGACCGTCGCCGCCGCCGTGCTGGCCGCGATCGGCTTCGCGGCGGCCGCGGTGGGCGCTGCCGGGGAGCGGGCGGCCGAGTTCGCCGTGCTGCGCGCGCTGGGCGCCCCGCACCGCCAACTGGCCAGGACCGCCGCCGCCGAGCAGGGGATCCTGATCGCGCTCGGCCTCGGGGTCGGCACGCTGCTGGGCACGGTGCTGGTGCACCTGGTGGTGCCGCACACCGTGCTCACCCCGGCGGCGCACCGCCCGATGCCGCCGGTCCTGGTGGTGCTGCCGCCCTGGCAGGTGCTGGTGCTGCTCGGGGCCGTCGCCGCGCCGCCCGTGCTGCTCACCCTCCGCCGGGTGCTGCGGCGGCCCCGCGCCGCCGAGACCGTCGCCCGCCTGCGTCACTCGGAGGAGATGTGA
- a CDS encoding ABC transporter ATP-binding protein has translation MSFEELQQRVRTAERQPAYGHDSVIACDRLVRIFTADRVEVQALQGLDLLVRKGDLVALVGSSGSGKSTLLNILAGLDVPSAGSATVAGADLLTMTAKERLRYRREVVGFIWQQTARNLMPFLTAAQNVALPMQLNGTRWAPGLARRRAARAAELLEAIGIGHLADRRPAQLSGGEQQRVAIAVAMANNPSVVLADEPTGELDSETAAGIFEAFRTVNRELGATVVIVTHDPMVAGEVRRTVAIRDGRTSSEVLRQTSTDEQGQETVSEREYVMLDRTGRVQLPREFLAALGMEHRVAVELAADHIALHPDDRAGQAD, from the coding sequence GTGAGCTTCGAGGAGCTGCAGCAGCGGGTCCGGACCGCCGAGCGGCAACCCGCCTACGGGCACGACTCGGTGATCGCCTGCGACCGCCTGGTCCGCATCTTCACCGCCGACCGGGTCGAGGTGCAGGCGCTGCAGGGCCTGGACCTGCTGGTCCGCAAGGGCGACCTGGTCGCCCTGGTCGGGTCCTCCGGCAGCGGCAAGTCCACCCTGCTCAACATCCTGGCCGGTCTCGACGTGCCCTCGGCCGGCTCTGCCACCGTGGCCGGTGCCGACCTGCTGACCATGACGGCCAAGGAGCGGCTGCGCTACCGCCGCGAGGTGGTCGGCTTCATCTGGCAGCAGACCGCGCGCAACCTGATGCCGTTCCTGACCGCCGCGCAGAACGTCGCGCTCCCCATGCAGTTGAACGGCACCCGCTGGGCACCCGGTCTGGCCCGGCGCCGAGCCGCCCGCGCGGCGGAGCTGCTGGAGGCGATCGGCATCGGCCACCTGGCCGACCGCCGGCCCGCCCAGCTCTCCGGCGGCGAGCAGCAGCGGGTGGCGATCGCCGTCGCCATGGCCAACAACCCCTCGGTGGTGCTGGCCGACGAGCCGACCGGCGAGCTGGACTCGGAGACCGCCGCCGGGATCTTCGAGGCCTTCCGCACCGTCAACCGCGAGCTGGGCGCCACCGTGGTGATCGTGACGCACGACCCGATGGTGGCCGGCGAGGTCCGCCGCACGGTGGCGATCCGGGACGGCCGGACCAGCTCCGAGGTGCTGCGGCAGACGAGTACCGACGAGCAGGGGCAGGAGACGGTCAGCGAGCGGGAGTACGTGATGCTGGACCGCACCGGACGGGTGCAACTGCCGCGCGAGTTCCTGGCCGCGCTGGGCATGGAGCACCGGGTCGCGGTCGAGCTGGCCGCCGACCACATCGCGCTCCACCCGGACGACCGTGCCGGGCAGGCCGACTGA